A window of the Streptomyces sp. NBC_00454 genome harbors these coding sequences:
- a CDS encoding thioesterase family protein, with amino-acid sequence MSHAAAKASIGDSEFDRDTAVTARAGDDGVYDADLSAGWTIITAVNGGYLLALVGRALSAALPHPDPFTVSAHYLTSSVPGPAVIRTEVVRLGNSLSTGQASLFQYDESGAEIERLRVVASYGDLSELPDAVHTTALPPAMPGYEDCLGPEAGPAPIPGSSAIVDRLRLRLDPATAGWALGQPSGKGEMRAWFELADGRDADPISLLLAVDALPPTSFDLGLLGWTPTVELTAHVRARPAPGPIRVAITTRNLAGGFLEEDAEVWDSSNRLVAQSRQLARAPRVAPRS; translated from the coding sequence ATGTCACACGCAGCTGCCAAGGCCTCCATCGGAGACAGCGAGTTCGACCGCGACACGGCCGTCACCGCCCGCGCGGGCGACGACGGGGTGTACGACGCGGACCTCTCCGCCGGATGGACGATCATCACGGCCGTCAACGGCGGCTACCTCCTGGCCCTCGTCGGCCGCGCCCTGTCGGCGGCCCTGCCGCACCCGGACCCGTTCACGGTCTCCGCGCACTACCTGACCTCGTCGGTGCCCGGCCCCGCCGTGATCCGCACCGAGGTCGTACGCCTGGGCAACTCGCTCTCCACCGGCCAGGCCTCCCTCTTCCAGTACGACGAGAGCGGCGCCGAGATCGAGCGCCTGCGCGTGGTGGCCTCGTACGGGGACCTCTCCGAGCTCCCGGACGCCGTGCACACCACCGCCCTCCCGCCCGCCATGCCCGGCTACGAGGACTGCCTCGGTCCCGAGGCCGGCCCGGCCCCGATCCCCGGCAGCTCCGCCATCGTCGACCGGCTCCGGCTGCGGCTGGACCCCGCGACGGCCGGCTGGGCCCTCGGACAGCCCTCGGGCAAGGGCGAGATGCGGGCCTGGTTCGAGCTCGCCGACGGACGGGACGCGGACCCGATCTCCCTGCTCCTCGCGGTGGACGCGCTCCCGCCCACCTCCTTCGACCTGGGACTCCTCGGCTGGACCCCCACGGTGGAACTCACCGCCCACGTCCGCGCCCGCCCGGCCCCCGGCCCGATCCGCGTGGCCATCACCACCCGCAACCTCGCGGGCGGCTTCCTCGAAGAGGACGCGGAGGTCTGGGACTCGTCGAACCGCCTGGTGGCCCAGTCCCGCCAGCTGGCCCGCGCCCCGAGGGTCGCTCCGCGCTCCTGA
- a CDS encoding cysteine desulfurase family protein, with the protein MAYLDHAATTPMLPEAAAAMTAQFGVTGNASSLHAAGRRARRTVEEAREALAEALGARPSEVVFTAGGTEADNLAVKGLYWARRDADPARTRILASPVEHHAVLDAVHWLAEHEGARVEYLPVDRYGRVHPEAFREAVERNPDDVALATVMWANNEIGTVMPVAELAAIARESGIPLHSDAVQAFGQLDVRFGESGLAAMTVSGHKVGGPYGIGALLLGRDQSPVPVLHGGGQERHVRSGTLDVPAVAAFAVAAVLAAERRERFAAEIGALRDGLVAAVLREVPDAVLGGDPAGRLPANAHFSFPGCEGDSLLLLLDAQGIECSTGSACTAGVAQPSHVLLATGTDPQLARGTLRFSLGHTSTRADVDAVAAAIGPAVARARTAGLS; encoded by the coding sequence ATGGCCTACCTCGACCACGCCGCCACCACTCCGATGCTCCCGGAGGCCGCTGCGGCGATGACCGCGCAGTTCGGCGTCACCGGCAACGCGTCCTCCCTGCACGCCGCCGGCCGCCGCGCCCGCCGCACCGTCGAGGAGGCCCGCGAGGCCCTCGCCGAGGCCCTCGGGGCCCGCCCGAGCGAGGTGGTGTTCACCGCGGGCGGTACCGAGGCCGACAACCTCGCCGTCAAGGGCCTCTACTGGGCCCGCCGCGACGCCGACCCCGCCCGGACCCGGATCCTCGCCAGCCCCGTGGAGCACCACGCCGTCCTCGACGCCGTGCACTGGCTCGCGGAGCACGAAGGGGCCCGGGTCGAGTACCTCCCCGTCGACCGCTACGGCCGCGTGCACCCCGAGGCCTTCCGCGAGGCCGTCGAACGCAACCCCGACGACGTGGCCCTCGCCACCGTCATGTGGGCCAACAACGAGATCGGCACCGTCATGCCGGTCGCCGAACTCGCCGCCATCGCCCGCGAATCCGGCATCCCGCTGCACTCCGACGCCGTCCAGGCCTTCGGCCAGCTCGACGTCCGCTTCGGCGAGTCCGGGCTCGCCGCCATGACCGTCAGCGGCCACAAGGTCGGCGGACCCTACGGGATCGGCGCGCTGCTCCTGGGCCGCGACCAGAGCCCCGTACCCGTCCTGCACGGCGGCGGCCAGGAGCGGCACGTCCGCTCCGGCACCCTCGACGTGCCGGCCGTCGCCGCCTTCGCGGTGGCCGCCGTACTCGCCGCCGAGCGGCGCGAGCGCTTCGCCGCCGAGATCGGCGCGCTGCGCGACGGACTCGTCGCCGCCGTGCTCCGGGAGGTCCCCGACGCGGTCCTCGGAGGCGACCCGGCCGGCCGGCTCCCCGCCAACGCCCACTTCAGCTTCCCCGGCTGCGAGGGCGACTCCCTGCTCCTCCTCCTCGACGCCCAGGGCATCGAGTGCTCCACCGGCTCCGCCTGCACGGCGGGCGTGGCGCAGCCCAGCCACGTCCTGCTGGCCACCGGCACGGACCCGCAGCTGGCCCGCGGCACCCTGCGCTTCTCCCTCGGCCACACCTCCACCCGGGCCGACGTCGACGCGGTCGCCGCCGCCATCGGCCCGGCCGTGGCCCGAGCCCGCACGGCGGGACTGAGCTAG
- a CDS encoding N-acetylmuramoyl-L-alanine amidase has protein sequence MGNKGNKAGKGTAGGSGKAGSSAKTGSERPGRSRRAVLFGGLGIFAVAAVAGREEIGRAWWLVPGVSKPRQEGALDHAGASWTAASPANWRLADRPADYRVDRIVVHVTQGSFGSSVDAFKNPFHKASAHYIVGQDGHIEQMVRELDVAFHSGNRSMNERSIGIEHVGFVDRPQDFTDAMYEASARLAADICRRYDIPADRKHFLGHSQVPGTDHTDPGPHWDWNRYIRLVGAALAS, from the coding sequence ATGGGGAACAAGGGCAACAAGGCAGGCAAGGGGACCGCAGGGGGCTCGGGGAAGGCGGGGAGCTCGGCCAAAACGGGGAGCGAACGGCCCGGGCGTTCGCGCAGGGCGGTGCTCTTCGGCGGGCTGGGGATCTTCGCGGTGGCGGCGGTCGCCGGGCGCGAGGAGATCGGGCGGGCCTGGTGGCTGGTGCCGGGGGTGTCCAAGCCGCGCCAGGAAGGCGCGCTGGATCACGCGGGAGCCTCCTGGACGGCGGCCTCGCCGGCGAACTGGCGGCTCGCGGACCGGCCCGCCGACTACCGGGTGGACCGGATCGTCGTGCATGTCACACAGGGCAGCTTCGGGTCCTCGGTGGACGCCTTCAAGAATCCGTTCCACAAGGCGTCGGCCCACTACATAGTCGGCCAGGACGGCCACATAGAGCAGATGGTGCGCGAGCTCGATGTCGCCTTCCACTCCGGCAACCGCTCCATGAACGAGCGCAGCATCGGCATCGAGCACGTCGGCTTCGTCGACCGGCCGCAGGACTTCACCGACGCGATGTACGAGGCTTCGGCGCGACTGGCAGCCGACATCTGCCGGAGGTACGACATACCGGCCGACCGCAAACACTTCCTGGGCCACTCCCAGGTCCCGGGCACCGACCACACGGATCCGGGCCCCCACTGGGACTGGAACCGCTACATCCGCCTCGTCGGGGCCGCCCTGGCCTCGTGA
- the mnmA gene encoding tRNA 2-thiouridine(34) synthase MnmA: protein MTENLPSSTRPLRVLAAMSGGVDSAVAAARAVEAGHDVTGVHLALSANPQSFRTGARGCCTIEDSRDARRAADVIGIPFYVWDLAERFREDVVEDFIAEYEAGRTPNPCLRCNEKIKFAALLDKALALGFDAVCTGHYATVVLTEDGARELHRASDMAKDQSYVLGVLDEKQLAHALFPLGDTLTTKEEIRAEAEARGLAVAKKPDSHDICFIADGDTQGFLAGRLGKAEGDIVDEATGEKVGTHEGAFGFTIGQRKGLRIGHPAPDGKPRYVLDISPVNNTVTVGPVEALDVTALTAIRPRWCGSTAAAPGTYTAQLRAHGGETEVFAEMVDGELRVSFTEPVRGVAPGQAIVLYDGTRVVGSATIATTTRATAAAV, encoded by the coding sequence ATGACTGAGAACCTGCCGAGCAGCACCCGCCCCCTTCGCGTCCTGGCCGCCATGTCCGGCGGCGTGGACTCCGCCGTCGCCGCCGCCCGCGCGGTCGAAGCCGGGCACGACGTGACCGGTGTCCACCTCGCGCTCTCCGCGAACCCGCAGTCCTTCCGGACCGGGGCCCGCGGCTGTTGCACGATCGAGGACTCCCGCGACGCCCGCCGCGCCGCCGACGTCATCGGCATCCCCTTCTACGTCTGGGACCTCGCCGAGCGCTTCCGCGAGGACGTCGTCGAGGACTTCATCGCCGAGTACGAGGCCGGTCGCACCCCGAACCCGTGCCTGCGCTGCAACGAGAAGATCAAGTTCGCGGCGCTGCTCGACAAGGCCCTGGCCCTCGGCTTCGACGCCGTCTGCACCGGCCACTACGCCACCGTCGTCCTGACCGAGGACGGTGCGCGCGAGCTGCACCGCGCCTCCGACATGGCCAAGGACCAGTCGTACGTCCTCGGCGTCCTCGACGAGAAGCAGCTCGCCCACGCGCTCTTCCCGCTCGGCGACACCCTCACCACCAAGGAAGAGATCCGCGCCGAGGCCGAGGCGCGGGGCCTGGCCGTCGCGAAGAAGCCCGACAGCCACGACATCTGCTTCATCGCCGACGGCGACACCCAGGGCTTCCTCGCCGGCCGCCTCGGCAAGGCCGAGGGCGACATCGTCGACGAGGCCACCGGCGAGAAGGTCGGCACCCACGAGGGCGCCTTCGGGTTCACCATCGGCCAGCGCAAGGGCCTGCGGATCGGCCACCCGGCCCCCGACGGCAAGCCGCGCTACGTCCTCGACATCTCCCCGGTGAACAACACCGTCACCGTGGGCCCCGTAGAGGCCCTCGACGTCACGGCCCTCACGGCGATCCGCCCGCGCTGGTGCGGCTCCACGGCCGCCGCCCCGGGCACGTACACCGCGCAGCTGCGCGCCCACGGCGGCGAGACCGAGGTCTTCGCCGAAATGGTCGACGGCGAACTGCGGGTCTCCTTCACGGAGCCGGTGCGCGGCGTGGCCCCCGGCCAGGCGATCGTCCTCTACGACGGCACGCGCGTGGTCGGCTCCGCGACCATCGCGACGACCACCCGGGCAACGGCCGCCGCGGTCTGA